A window from Mixophyes fleayi isolate aMixFle1 chromosome 12, aMixFle1.hap1, whole genome shotgun sequence encodes these proteins:
- the MEX3A gene encoding RNA-binding protein MEX3A, which produces MPSLVVSGMMERNGGMADLTKDRVLEDDRALQIALDQLCLLGLGETEEDSNNNNNSSSGGGGGGSSSSHPQKGESKLCALYKEAELRLKSSNTTECVPVPSSEHVAEIVGRQGCKIKALRAKTNTYIKTPVRGEEPVFMVTGRREDVAMARREIISAAEHFSMIRASRNKAGTAFGSAPTLPGQVTIRVRVPYRVVGLVVGPKGATIKRIQQQTNTYIITPSRDRDPVFEITGAPGNVERAREEIETHIAVRTGKILEYNNENDFLSSSPDSGMESRYPESWRVHGTVAGCKPLSTFRQNSLGCIGDCSAEPVYETPRLNDQNEFNYGYLFPNYKQEVYYGVAETGGPMWGGQENNSPTPGIFTKQQRSGSSGTIQTNATQRSPESSLTSLPRRSQGDALPGFTKLNATRNSVSGSRECMVCFESEVTAALVPCGHNLFCMECAVRICERNEPECPVCHSSATQAIRIFS; this is translated from the exons ATGCCTAGCCTGGTGGTATCAGGGATGATGGAAAGGAATGGGGGCATGGCAGATCTCACCAAGGACCGGGTGCTGGAGGATGACAGAGCTCTGCAGATTGCCCTGGACCAACTCTGCCTGCTGGGtctgggagagacagaggaggactccaacaataacaacaacagcagcagtggaGGTGGTGGAGGTGGCAGCAGCAGCAGTCACCCCCAGAAAGGGGAGAGCAAGTTGTGTGCCCTCTACAAGGAGGCAGAGTTGAGGCTGAAGAGTTCCAATACTACAGAGTGTGTGCCAGTGCCCAGCTCAGAACACGTGGCTGAGATTGTAGGAAGGCAAG gTTGCAAAATTAAAGCACTAAGGGCCAAAACGAACACATACATCAAGACGCCGGTACGAGGGGAAGAACCGGTGTTTATGGTGACAGGACGCCGAGAGGACGTGGCCATGGCGAGACGCGAGATCATATCTgctgccgaacacttctccatgATAAGAGCTTCCCGCAACAAGGCCGGAACCGCTTTCGGCAGCGCCCCAACCCTACCCGGTCAAGTCACCATCCGGGTCCGGGTCCCCTATAGAGTCGTCGGCTTAGTGGTGGGTCCCAAGGGAGCCACTATCAAGAGGATTCAGCAGCAGACCAACACTTACATCATCACGCCAAGCCGCGACCGAGACCCGGTGTTTGAGATCACCGGGGCGCCGGGGAACGTGGAGCGGGCCCGAGAGGAGATAGAGACGCACATTGCGGTACGCACCGGCAAGATCCTGGAATACAACAACGAGAACGACTTTCTGTCCAGCAGCCCCGATTCCGGCATGGAAAGCCGATACCCAGAAAGCTGGCGAGTACACGGTACAGTGGCTGGTTGCAAACCCCTTTCCACCTTCCGACAGAACAGCCTGGGGTGCATCGGCGACTGTTCGGCAGAGCCCGTTTATGAAACGCCGCGACTGAATGATCAAAACGAATTTAACTACGGCTATTTGTTCCCCAACTACAAGCAAGAAGTTTATTACGGGGTGGCGGAGACCGGCGGTCCGATGTGGGGCGGGCAAGAGAATAACAGCCCTACACCGGGCATCTTCACAAAGCAACAACGCTCGGGGAGCAGTGGCACAATCCAGACCAACGCCACGCAGCGGTCTCCAGAATCCAGCCTTACTAGCTTGCCAAGGAGGAGCCAAGGGGATGCTCTGCCGGGATTCACCAAACTCAACGCCACTCGGAACTCCGTTTCAGGAAGCCGGGAGTGTATGGTGTGCTTTGAAAGTGAGGTCACGGCGGCACTGGTTCCCTGCGGACACAACCTTTTCTGCATGGAGTGTGCTGTGCGCATCTGCGAACGCAACGAGCCAGAATGCCCGGTATGCCACTCTTCTGCCACTCAGGCCATCAGAATATTTTCTTAA